From the Sphingobacteruim zhuxiongii genome, the window ACGTTTTCCAGATGCAGAAAGTCTCGCGGCGAGTTCAGTTGACGAGGTATTTACATACATTCGATCTGTAAGCTATCCCAACAATAAAGCAAAACACTTAGTCGGCATGGGACAGAAACTATTGAACGAATTCAACGGCATAGTTCCTGAAAAAATTGAAGATCTGGTGAAACTACCTGGCGTTGGGCGCAAAACAGCCAATGTTATTTCCTCTGTAGTTTATCATAATCCGGCAATGGCAGTCGATACACACGTGTTTCGCGTCAGCAACAGATTAGGTTTAACATCGCGAGCGACAACTCCCCTTGCGGTAGAGAAACAACTCGTTAAATATCTTCCAAAAGAAACGATAGCTATCGCGCATCATTGGCTGATATTACATGGACGTTACATCTGTCTCGCAAGGAAGCCGAAATGTGAGCAATGTCCGATTACCTATTTCTGTAAATACTTTGAGAAAACCCATCAAGTAAAAGCGGTGAGCAAGACTTTGAAACAAGAAATCGAACTATAATTTACTTGATCGATTCGCTCAAATATCACACTAAATAAATTAAACTAATTTTTTTAGTAAATAATTTTGATTTATTCCAACATTATATTATTTTTGATCTCGATATACTAAAAATATGAGCAATACAGACAAATTAAAAGCATTACAGCTTACTTTAGATAAATTAGAGAAATCGTACGGTAAAGGTACGATCATGAAATTAGGTGATACAGCTGTAGAACCTATTGAATCGATCTCTACAGGATCATTAGGATTAGATATCGCATTAGGTATTGGTGGAGTTCCAAAGGGACGTATTATTGAAATCTACGGTCCTGAATCATCTGGTAAAACTACTTTGGCGACGCATATTGTTGCCGAAGCACAGAAAAAAGGCGGTATTGCAGCAGTTATTGATGCTGAGCACGCCTTTGATAAATATTACGCTCAAAAATTAGGCGTCGATGTTGAAAATCTATTAATCTCTCAACCGGATAACGGTGAGCAAGCATTAGAGATCGCTGATAACTTAATCCGTTCCGGCGCGATTGATGTTATCGTAATTGACTCGGTTGCAGCTTTAGTTCCAAAAGGAGAAATTGAAGGTGAGATGGGCGAATCGAAAATGGGATTACAAGCTCGTTTGATGTCTCAAGCGCTACGTAAATTGACAGGTACTATTTCTAAAACAAACTGTTGTTGTATTTTTATCAATCAATTGCGTGAGAAAATTGGCGTTATGTTTGGTAACCCAGAAACGACAACAGGTGGTAATGCTTTAAAGTTCTACGCTTCTGTTCGTTTAGATATCCGTCGTACCTCACAAATTAAAGATGCTGATGAAGTAGCAGGTAACCGCGTTAAAGTAAAAATCGTGAAGAACAAAGTAGCTCCTCCTTTCCGTATTGCTGAATTTGATATTATGTTTGGTGAAGGTATTTCTAAGGTGGGTGAAATTATCGACTTAGGTGTAGAATACGGCATCGTGAAGAAATCAGGATCTTGGTTTAGCTATGGCGACACGAAATTAGGTCAAGGTCGTGATGCTGTGAAATCATTATTGCTTGACAATCCTGATTTATCAGATGAGTTAGAAGCAAAAATTAGAGCCGAAGTAACTGGTCAAAATTTGGATGAGACCATCTTACACGAAGACAAATAAGCTTTTTTATTACAATCAAATTCACTCTAGGTTTCAAAAAATGGGAAATATGCAGCAGTTATCTATGATAACTGCTGTTTTTTTTATACGAACTCTCTAAAAAAGAGAAAGGAGGCCAAAGGCCTCCTTCTCTATATTATGCAATTAGGAGTATTGTTATTCCTCGGATAAGAAAGGATATCTGTAATCCGTATCCGGGTTAAAAGTCTCTTTAATAGTTCTTGGAGAAACCCAACGCAATAAATTGATCATCGATCCAGCTTTATCGTTTGTACCAGAGCCTCTAGCTCCGCCAAATGGTTGTTGTCCGACAACTGCACCAGTACACTTATCATTGATATAGAAGTTACCTGCTGCATTACGTAAATAATGCGTTGCTTCTTCTACAGCATAACGATCTTGTGCAATAATAGACCCTGTCAATGCATAGATAGACGTTTCATCAACAAGCTTCAACGTTTCCTTCCATTTTTTATCATCATAAACATAGATGGTCAACACTGGGCCAAATAATTCTTCAGATAAAGTTTCATAATCTCCAGTTTTTGCTAGAATAACTGTCGGGTTAATGAAATAACCTTTAGATTTATCATACTCTCCACCGATAACAACTTCTGCATCTTTTGATTCTTTCGCTCTGTCGATATATTTTGTAATCTTATCAAACGATTTCTCGTCAATTACAGCATTGATAAAGTTGCTGAAATCTTCAGTTCCACCAATCTTGAAAGATTTAATATCTCTCTCCATTGATTTCTTCAATTCGCCCCACAATGATTTCGGTACATAAGCGCGAGAAGCAGCTGAACATTTTTGTCCTTGAAACTCAAATGCACCTCTAACAAGTGCTGTATTTAATACCTGCAAATCAGCTGAAGGGTGTGCAAGGATAAAGTCCTTTCCACCAGTTTCACCAACTATACGAGGGTAAGTTTTATATACATGGATATTTTCTCCAATAGTTTTCCAAATATCTTGGAATACGCCAGTAGAACCGGTAAAGTGAATACCCGCAAAATCTGGATGTTTGAAGATTACATCTCCAGCCTCAGGACCAGAAACATAAACTAAGTTGATAACACCATCAGGAACTCCAGCTTCTTTGAAGATTTGCATAAGCACATTCGCAGAATAGATTTGAGTGTTTGAAGGCTTCCAAACAACTACATTCCCCATCATTGCGGCACTTGTAGGTAAGTTACCTGCAATCGCTGTGAAGTTAAATGGAGTTAACGCGAAAACAAAACCTTCTAGAGGGCGTTGTTCCACACGATTCCATACGTTTTTCGGACTTATTGGAGGCTGTTGTTGATAGATCTCCGACATATATTTTACGTTGAAACGTAAAAAATCTGCGATTTCACATGCTGAGTCAATTTCCGCTTGGTAGGCATTTTTAGATTGGCCTAACATCGTAGCGGCATTCAATTTATAACGATATTTACTAGAAATTAACTCTGCAGCTTTCAAGAAAATTGCAGCACGTTGTTCCCATGGTAAGTTCTCCCAATCAGCTTTTGCAGCCAGTGCTGCATCAATTGCTTGCTTAACATGCTCCTTAGAACCTTGACTATAATAACCAAGAACATGTTTGTGATCATGTGGAGGAGTTAGTTTTGCTTTTTTAGCCGTATGAACTTCTTCAGATCCGATATACATAGGAACATCAATTTCTATTGCTCTTGCAGCAGCGATAGCTTCTTTTAACAAGCTTCTTTCTTTAGTTCCTGGCGCATAACTATAAACTGGCTCGTTTGTAGGCGTAGGAACATTAAAAAATCCTTTTAACATATTATATCTATTTTAAATTGACCAGACTGTTGAATGACATGTTTTTGATCATCTTAGACATGACTAGATCGTCTAGCGTTAATTACTTAGTGAACTGACTAAACAAATATGTAGCGTAAATTGTTTAGCAGCGTCGCTCATTAGTTAAGTGAAACATTCTGAACGTTTTCCAATACGAAATTACTAATTATTAGCGCTTGAAATAAAACCTATCTAAGTCGATTATAAACGTATATTGTCCGAGTTATAGGGATATAACCGCCACTTTTTAATAAAATGAGAATAGAACCAGCAATTTTAGCAAAGTCCATCAAATATTTGCCAATAAAAAAAACGGATAGCTTAAGTCGCTATCCGTTTTCTAAATTATATGTGCTTTAAATTACTTTGCAGCGCTATAACGTTCAGCAACTGCATCCCAGTTAATCACATTGAAAATTGCATCAAGGTATGCTGGGCGCTTATTTTGGTATTTTAAATAATACGCATGTTCCCATACATCAATACCTAAGATCGGTGTTCCTTTTACTTCAGCAACATCCATAAGTGGGTTATCTTGATTTGGAGTTGAAGTAACTGCTAATTTACCATCGGCAGTAACGATTAACCAAGACCATCCTGACCCGAAACGAGTAGCACCAGCTTCTTGCAATTTCTTCTTAAGCTCATCAAATGAACCAAAAGTATCATTAATTGCAGTCGCTAATTCGCCAGTAGGTTCACCACCTTTGTTAGGTCCTAAAACAGTCCAAAACAATTGGTGATTGAAGTGACCTCCACCATTATTGCGTACTGCTGCAGGATATTTGCTAATATTTTTGATAATGTCTTCTAGAGAAGCATTCTCAGCATCAGTACCGGCAATAGCTTTGTTCAAATTGTCTACGTAAGCTTGATGATGGCGATCGTGGTGAATCTCCATTGTATCTTTGTCAATATGTGGTTCTAATGCGTCTGCTGCGTATGGTAACGCCTCTAATTGAAATGCCATAATTTTATTATTTAATGAATGTTATGTTGTTCTAAGTATTATACGAATATAAAACAAAAAGGTCGAAGTATAGTTTGATTATACCTTAATTTTCTAGGCAAAACTAGCGTTTATTACGAAAAAAAGACTTTATTAGATTTGCACACTCTTCTTCAAGCACCCCAGATTGCACGATAGTCTTCGGGTGAATGATTTTATCATGAATACTAGCATATCCACGTTTTTCATCTCGAGCTCCATAAACAATTCGGCTAATCTGCGTCCAATAGGATGCGCCAGCGCACATTACACAGGGCTCAACAGTTACATATAAGGTGCAATCTTTCAAATACTTGCCGCCTAAGAAATTAGCTGCGGCAGTAAATGCCTGCATTTCCGCATGTGCAGTCACATCGTTCAGTCGCTCAGTCAAATTGTAGCCTTTTCCAATAATTTTCCCGCCGGCAACAATAATAGCACCAATTGGAACCTCTTGTTCATCGTAGGCTTGATGGGCTAATTTCAACGCCTCACGCATATATAACTCATCTGAATTTGCTGGGCTTAAATTCAGATCCTCTTCAAAATTATAAACTCTCATTATTTTAGTTTGGAACCATTGGGGACATGACGTTCAACCGTCGTCAAGATAATATCGCCGTTTGCATCTTCAAATCCAGTGACTAAGCACTCTGACATAAAATTAGCGATTTGCTTTCTCGGAAAATTAACAACTGCAACGACTTGCTTACCGACTAAATCAGACTTCGAATAGTGGACTGTAATTTGGGCACTGGATTTCAATACACCGAGTTCATCGCCAAAATCAATTGTTAATTGATAGGCAGGGCGTCTTGCTTTCGGAAAATCCTCTACGGCTAATACAGTCCCTACACGCAAATCAACTTTCTCAAAATCTCCCCAACTAATCAACTCCTCAACCATGTTACAAACTATTAGAGCTTAGATCGGACATTTCTTTAGATAACGTAAAAAGTACATAATCTACATTACGATGAAGTCTCTTCGCCAATCGCTGTAGTAATTCATCTTCCTGCCCTTCATGAAAGGTTAAATCCTCATCCGTTAAACGGTTGTATTTGCGTTGTAATTTTAGCTTTAAAACAGGCCAATCTTGTGCTTGAATCTTGAAATTAATCATGGATATATGCGCTTTATGGATAAAAAATTCTACTTTAGTGAATAGAAACAGTAAATATATAAATTTTTAACATGAAAAAAATTATACTAGCATTTGCTGCACTATTTCTAATGGTGCAAGCTTCACAAGCACAGTTATTACCAAGTTTCAAACTCGGAGTAAAAGGTGCATTAAACTTTTCCAGCTTAAAATCGGAAGGCAAATGGTTAAACTCAGACACTAAAACTGGTTATCAATTAGGTGTTTGGGGCCGTGTTGGAATCGCTGGCTTCCATGTGCAGCCGGAATTATATTATTCACAAAAAACAGCTGGTTTTGATCCAGAAAGTGAATCTGAAAATGGAGAGGTAACATTAAAGAGCATGGACCTTCCTATCCTATTAGGAACAAGAATTGGTTTAGGCCCATTAGGTGTACGTCTTCAAGCGGGTCCTGTATTCTCTTTTGCGCAAGATGGTAAAGTTGATTTGAAATCAGCTACTGATTTTGAAAACTATAAAAAATCATCCACTGGAATTATTGGTGGTATCGGTGCAGATATTCGCAACATCACGATTGATTTGCGTTATGAACATGGTTTAAACAATGTTAGTACGAAGAGCGACCAAAATCAAAAGATCAGCATGTGGTCTATTGGTGTAGGTTATGCGTTCCTATAACAGCAACAATATGAAAAGATTAGGCTCGATTGAATAACATTCGAGCCTTTCTTTTTTACAATTAGATTAGAAACGTTCTAAATTAGTCCTTTTTTGAACATAATTCTCATAAAATTGTCACCAAATAGATAGATTTGCGGAACTAAATTAAATTCATAGTAATAATGAGTAAATCAAAGCCAGTATTAACATCTTCACTAGGGAAGAAACTAATCATGAGCTTGACAGGATTGTTCTTATGTGCCTTCTTGATTGTTCATTTGATTGGTAATTTACAGCTCTTTAAAGATGATGCGGGGTATGCGTTCAACAACTACGCCTATTTCATGACCCATTTTACACCTATTAAGGTCGTATCTTACTTACTTTACGCTTCTATCATTATCCATGCCGTTTATGCTTTAGTATTAAGTACTAAAAATAAAGCAGCAAGACCTATTGGTTACAACCAATATGATGGGAAAGCAAGTAGCGCGTGGAATTCACGTAACATGGGGATTTTAGGTACTGTATTATTAGTTTTCATTGTCACACACATGCAAAACTTCTGGTATCAGTACAAGTTTGGTTCTACTCCTTACGTAGAATACCATACTGAACTAGCAACAGGAAACCAAGAAATCATCTCTCTAGATGAAATTCCTGCTGATTACGACGGGTATAAACTAATTGAGAGTAACGGTATTGAAACTGTTAAATCAAAAGATTTATACAGACAAGTTTCCGTAGCATTTCAAAATCCTTTGTTAGTAGGATTGTACCTATTAGGTATGGCAGCATTGTCATTCCACCTAATTCATGGTTTCCAATCAGCTTTCCAAACTGTTGGTTTTAATCACAGACGTTATGTAGGTATCGTTCGATGGATTGGAATTTGGATATTCGGTATCATTATTCCGATTGCCTTCGCTGCAATGCCGTTGTATTTTTATTTTGTTAAATAGGTTATTTACAGATTAAAGCGTCAGCTAAATCTACTAAATAAAAAAAGGATATGTTAGATTCAAAAGTACCTGCGGGCCCACTGGCCCTTAAATGGTCAAAACATAAATTTGATATGAAGCTGGTTAACCCAGCCAACAAACGTAAATTCACAGTTATCGTTGTTGGTACAGGTCTAGCCGGTGCATCTGCCGCAGCATCCCTAGCAGAATTAGGTTACAATGTAAAAACTTTCTGTTATCAAGATTCTCCACGTCGTGCGCACTCTATCGCTGCACAAGGGGGTATCAATGCTGCAAAAAACTATCAAAACGACGGTGACTCAGTATACCGTTTATTTTACGACACCATTAAAGGTGGTGACTACCGTGCTCGTGAGGCAAACGTTTACCGTTTAGCTGAAGTATCGGTAAATATTATCGATCAATGTGTTGCTCAAGGTGTTCCATTTGCTCGTGAATATGGAGGTTTATTGGATAACCGCTCTTTCGGTGGTGCTCAAGTATCTCGTACGTTCTACGCACGTGGTCAAACTGGACAACAATTATTATTAGGTGCTTATTCTGCACTTAATCGTCAAATTCAAAAAGGAAAAGTACAATCCTATACGCGTCATGAAATGCTAGATATCGTGAAGATTGACGGCGAAGCACGCGGTATTATTACACGTGACTTAGTATCAGGTAAAGTTGAAGCACATGAAGGACACGCTGTATTATTGTGTACAGGTGGATACGGAAACGTGTTTTTCTTATCTACTAACGCAATGGGATGTAATGTAACGGCAGCATGGAGAGCACACAAACGTGGTGCATTCTTTGCGAACCCTTGTTATACTCAAATCCACCCTACTTGTATCCCAGTTACTGGTGACCACCAATCAAAATTAACTTTGATGTCGGAGTCATTACGTAATGACGGTCGTGTATGGGTTCCTAAAACTATTGAATTAGCAGAGAAATTACGTAAAGGCGAAATGAAGCCTAAAGACATCAAAGAAGATGATCGTGATTACTTCCTAGAAAGAAAATACCCATCATTCGGTAACTTAGTTCCTCGTGACGTTGCTTCGCGTAACGCAAAGGAAATGGTAGATGAAGGTCGTGGTGTTGGTAAATCAGGAGTTGCTGTATTCTTAGATTTCGCAGAAGCGATTCAACGTTTAGGAAAAGATACAGTAGAAGCGAAATACGGTAACTTGTTCGATATGTATTATCAGATTACTGATGAGAACCCATATGAGCAACCAATGCGTATATATCCAGCAGTTCACTACACAATGGGTGGTGTATGGGTTGATTACAACTTGATGACTACTGTACCTGGCTTATACTGTTTAGGTGAGGCAAACTTCTCTGATCACGGTGCTAACCGTCTTGGTGCATCTGCATTAATGCAAGGTCTTTCTGATGGTTACTTCGTAATTCCATTCACTGTTGGAGATTACTTAGCAAAAATCGGAAACTTTAAACCTGTTGACAAAAACCATCCTGCTTTCGAGGAAACTCGCAAAGAAGTAGAAGGAAAGATCAACAAGTTATTATCTTTAAGAGGTTCTAAAACTGTCGATGATATCCACAAAAAGTTAGGTCACATTATGTGGGAATACTGTGGTATGGCTCGTACAGCAGAAGGCTTGACAAAAGCAAAAGGCTTAATTCAAGAATTACGTAAGGAATTCTGGTCGGACGCTTGTGTATTAGGCGAGAATGAAGAACTTAACATGTCATTAGAAAAAGCAGGTCGTGTTGCTGACTTCCTAGAATTAGGGGAGTTAATGGTAGATGATGCTTTAAATCGTAATGAATCATGTGGAGGTCACTTCCGTCTGGAATCGCAAACTGAAGAAGGAGAAGCAAAACGTGATGACGATCATTATGCATACGTAGCTGCTTGGGAATACAATGGTGATAACCAACCAGAGACTCTACACAAAGAAGAGTTAGTATTCGAAAACGTGAAGTTAACACAAAGAAGTTATAAATAACAGAAGGCTAGCAATAGCCTTTTGATACTCAATATTACAATTATGAGTGGACATATGAATTTAACGCTAAAAGTTTGGCGTCAAAAAAATATAAACGACAAGGGACAATTCGTGACTTATCAAGCAAAGGATATTGCTGACGATATGTCGTTCCTTGAAATGCTTGATGTCGTAAATGAAGATTTAACTCGTAAAGGTGAAGATCCAATTTACTTCGATCACGATTGCCGTGAAGGTATCTGTGGTATGTGTTCATTAGTTATCAATGGTCGCCCCCACGGTCCTAAATATGGTATTACTACGTGTCAATTACACATGCGTTCATTCCATGATGGTCAAACGATCGTTATTGAACCATGGCGTGCATCCGCTTTCCCTGTATTGAAGGATTTAGCGGTAGATAGAACTGCATTTGACCGTATTCAACAAGCTGGTGGATATGTAAATATCAACACTGGTGGTGTTCCTGATGCGAATACAATTCCTATTCCAAAACGCGTTGCTGATGAGGCTTTCGAATCGGCTACATGTATCGGTTGTGGAGCATGTGTGGCAGCATGTAAAAATGCTTCTGCGATGTTATTCGTTTCTGCGAAGATCTCTCAATTTGCATTACTTCCACAAGGTCAAACAGAGCGTTACGAACGTGCGCAAGCAATGGTTGATCAAATGGATGCAGAAGGTTTCGGTAACTGTACAAATACAGGAGCTTGTGAAGCTGAATGTCCTAAAGGAATTAAATTGACAAATATTGCTAGAATGAATCGTGAATACTTTACTGCGAAATTCTTCCGTCAAGAAGATATCCACGCATAAGGAATCATCAATCTTAATAAAGTCCTCGCAAAGTTTATTTGCGAGGACTTTTTTTTTATATTTACTGTTAATAATCAAATTTTTTAATGGGTAATAGGATACGAATTCTTCTACTGATTCTAACAGTTTTATTCTTAACGACGGCAATTACGATAAATAATATCGTCACTAAAGAAGATATGTTAGAATTGGATACGCGTACCTTGTCCAATAATCTACATAAATCGGAGCATCTGGTCGATGAGTATTTTGCAGACTCTGCAATGATGAAGGCCTTTCAAAATGTAGAGCTCTACCCTACTCAAGTACTTGATGTCACAAAAAAGATCGGAGCAAAAGACCGTATCTTCTTCTTTGTGTACAAAAATCATCAACCAATCTTCTGGAGTACCAATCTTTTCGTCCCGGTAAATGACTTAGGTTTTCAGTCCGACGTTAATTATATAAAAGAAGATAATCGGCATCTAGTCGTAAAGAAGAAAGCATTATCGAATAACAGCTCTTTATTAGCCATTATACCTATTAAGGCTGATTTTCCATTTACAAACCAATATCTGGAAAATATATTCAATGTAACATTACTATCCTCGGAAAACTTATCAATAGCAAATTATACGGATACTGAGAATATCAAAAACATCTACAGCAATAACGGGTCATATCTATTTTCGGTCAAGCTAAGTGAAGGGAAACACGACAATATTTTCATAAATATTCAATTCCTATGCTGGATATTTGCCTCACTCTGCTTCCTGATATTTGTACATAACATTTGCTATATGACAGCGAAGAATGGCAGGCCATGGCCGTCCATTGCTTTCTTCGCCCTCATACTTGTGCTAACCCGGTATGTTGATTTAAAAACAAATTGGTTAGCCGCTCAATCCAGTTTGGGGCTATTTAATCCAAAATATTACGCTTTTAGCCCAATCCTTCCAAATCTATGGGCATTCCTAATGACCACTTTCTTTGTTGTATGGTTTGTGTTCTATCTCCGATCGGTGATCGGTTTCCTCAAGTTTCCGGAAAGTTGGACGAAAACTAGTGTAGCAACTCTTGTATCATTAGGAGCGATATTGAGTATCTACTTTGTTAGTAACCTTTTATTTTACCACCTATCAACGCTAATAACCAATAGTTCTCAAGTTAGTCTTGATTTCACGCAACTACTATCATTCGACACGTATAGCTGGATTAATACCTTGATCTTCTGTATCAACATGGTTATCCTGCTCTATTTCATTGACACCATTGTCGGAGTTCTCAAAAATATATTACCTAATTCGACCTCATTCCTTAATCTTCAATTAATAGCCCTCGTTTCTGCAATTATCCTAAACGCTATTATTGTTGGAGAAAACACCTTCTTTAATATTTTTCTGGCTGGTGTAATTATGCTTCGTGCCTATAGCAATATGCGCATAAGCCTAAATTTCCCAACATTTGTATTGACACTTGTTTTTCTCGCGTTTATGGCGACGTCGGTTTATATGCGTAGTATTCATGATAAAGTGGAGCAAGAAATGAAAGTCACGCTTGGACAACTGGAAGCCGAAGACGACTTCAATGCACTCGCTCTCTTTGAAGATCTCGAGAAAGACATACTTAAAGACAAGCAACTTACCCAGCTATTTGCGATTAGTCTTCCGAATACGCAAACCGATATTATTAATCAATATCTAAAAACACATTATTTTAGTGGATACCTTTCTAAATTCGAATTCAACAGCTATTATTTCTTTGACCAGAAACCGTTAGAAAAATATAATGGTGACAAAATTGAAGAATATAGAGAAAAGGTAATTAACAACTCTACAAAAGTTCCTCAGACCGAAAACTTTTACCGCGTAAGAAGCGATTTAGGAACACACGAATACTTCCTTCAAATCGAACTTCCTATTCTCTACAACGGCGAAGAAAAGCAAGTACAGATTTATTTAAACCTAAAGAATAAAGCGTTTAATGCATCTTTAAACTATCCTGTTATTCTCGCGGACAGCCGTTCAGAGTTTATTAATAAACATAAGCAGCAAGCATCTTCTTTTGCACTCTATCGAGATGGCTATCTCGTTACCCAAAATGGATCTTTTACCTATCCAAATAGAGATGATAACTTTGCTAGTAAGATCGGACAATACAGTAACAATGAGAATTACAACGGATATTTTCATGTTATATATCGACCAGATAACCATACAAGCCTGGTTGTCAGCACGCCACAATTAAACTTTTGGCAGTCAATCGCTATTTTCTCATTCCTATTTTTAAGCTTGTATACCTTCTTTTTGGTATTCAACTTCCTCCGCTATTTTGCGAGTACAGTAACACGTCGCTCGTTTAATTTTACGAGTATTAAATATCACTTTAAGCTCTTAGTAAACCGAGTTCAATACAGTACACGAATTCAAACCATGATTATTGGAGTTGTTATCTTTGGTATTGTAGTCTCCGGATTAATCACATTTGTTAGTATTAGCTATCAATTAGAGAAAGATTCTATAGAACGACGTCAAAAGTACATTTTGGATGTTGTTAATAAGATCGAAGGATTGATGGAAGAATCTCCAAACTTAGATGAGAATCAATTCGACAATATACTTCAAAAACTATCCGAAACATCGGTCACCGATTTCAACCTATACGATAAGAACGGAAAACTACGGTTTACTTCTCAGCCTCGAATTTATGATATGGAGATAATCTCCACATACATCAATCCAACCGCCTTTAACAACTTAAATATTTTGAAGAAGACTGACTTGTTCTTAAAAGAGAAACTAGTCAGATTCGAATATAACTCGAGTTTTGCGGCAATCCGTAATAACGACTATAACACCGTACTATTTTTAAATATCCCCTACTTCACGACAGCGGAGCAAGAAAGTGCTAGCCAAAACTTGTTGTTAAATACCTTATTGAATATATATACCATAATTATCTTAGCATTTGGGTTCTTTACCGTATTAGTAGCCAACTCGATTACTAAACCGCTAAATCTAATTGGTAGAAAATTATCGGAGACAATCTTCAGCAATAAACCCAACGAACCACTATATTGGGAGAGAGACGATGAAATCGGAGCTCTTATTAAAGAGTATAATTATATGATCGTCAAATTAGAAGATAATGCGAAGCAATTGATGAATGCTGAACGGGAGTATGCATGGCGAGAGATGGCAAAACAAATCGCTCATGAAATTAAAAACCCGTTAACACCGATGAAGCTTGGTATTCAACAACTTTCTCGAAGTTACAGGGAGGGCGATCCGCGCTTTGAAGAACGATTCTACAAATTTTCGAACTCCTTTATTGAACAAATTAATAGCTTATCGAAGATTGCAACGGAATTCTCAAACTTCGCTAAGCTTCCTGATACCAACTTGGCAAAGATCAACATCATTGAAAAGATCAACAAGTCCGCAAATGTATATCACAATACACATAACACATATATCAAAGTAATCAATAATACCGACCAGGTAAACATCTATGTCTTGGGCGATAAAGATCAGTTGTTGAGAACCTTTAACAACCTGCTAAAAAACTCTATTGAAGCCTCTATTACGCGTAAAAAACACCTGATTAGCGTATTGGTAGATTATGCAGACGAGAAACACGTTCGAATACTTTTAAAAGATAACGGATTGGGTATTCCAAGCGATGTGATACCGAAAATCTTCCAACCGAACTTTACCACCAAAAGTTCAGGAACAGGTCTAGGATTAGCCTTTGTTAAGAAAACTGTAGAATCAATGAAAGGCGATATTACTTTCAGCACTTTTGAAGGAATCGGAACAACATTTACGATTATACTTCCTCTTTACAATGAGGACATGCTTGACGCATAATATTATTCCTCTTCTCGACTAAATCCTATTTAAAAGATAGCAAATCGTAGCGCCTATTGTTTAAGCACAAAACGCCACTGTAAGGCATTGCATTTGCAAC encodes:
- a CDS encoding ATP-binding protein — translated: MGNRIRILLLILTVLFLTTAITINNIVTKEDMLELDTRTLSNNLHKSEHLVDEYFADSAMMKAFQNVELYPTQVLDVTKKIGAKDRIFFFVYKNHQPIFWSTNLFVPVNDLGFQSDVNYIKEDNRHLVVKKKALSNNSSLLAIIPIKADFPFTNQYLENIFNVTLLSSENLSIANYTDTENIKNIYSNNGSYLFSVKLSEGKHDNIFINIQFLCWIFASLCFLIFVHNICYMTAKNGRPWPSIAFFALILVLTRYVDLKTNWLAAQSSLGLFNPKYYAFSPILPNLWAFLMTTFFVVWFVFYLRSVIGFLKFPESWTKTSVATLVSLGAILSIYFVSNLLFYHLSTLITNSSQVSLDFTQLLSFDTYSWINTLIFCINMVILLYFIDTIVGVLKNILPNSTSFLNLQLIALVSAIILNAIIVGENTFFNIFLAGVIMLRAYSNMRISLNFPTFVLTLVFLAFMATSVYMRSIHDKVEQEMKVTLGQLEAEDDFNALALFEDLEKDILKDKQLTQLFAISLPNTQTDIINQYLKTHYFSGYLSKFEFNSYYFFDQKPLEKYNGDKIEEYREKVINNSTKVPQTENFYRVRSDLGTHEYFLQIELPILYNGEEKQVQIYLNLKNKAFNASLNYPVILADSRSEFINKHKQQASSFALYRDGYLVTQNGSFTYPNRDDNFASKIGQYSNNENYNGYFHVIYRPDNHTSLVVSTPQLNFWQSIAIFSFLFLSLYTFFLVFNFLRYFASTVTRRSFNFTSIKYHFKLLVNRVQYSTRIQTMIIGVVIFGIVVSGLITFVSISYQLEKDSIERRQKYILDVVNKIEGLMEESPNLDENQFDNILQKLSETSVTDFNLYDKNGKLRFTSQPRIYDMEIISTYINPTAFNNLNILKKTDLFLKEKLVRFEYNSSFAAIRNNDYNTVLFLNIPYFTTAEQESASQNLLLNTLLNIYTIIILAFGFFTVLVANSITKPLNLIGRKLSETIFSNKPNEPLYWERDDEIGALIKEYNYMIVKLEDNAKQLMNAEREYAWREMAKQIAHEIKNPLTPMKLGIQQLSRSYREGDPRFEERFYKFSNSFIEQINSLSKIATEFSNFAKLPDTNLAKINIIEKINKSANVYHNTHNTYIKVINNTDQVNIYVLGDKDQLLRTFNNLLKNSIEASITRKKHLISVLVDYADEKHVRILLKDNGLGIPSDVIPKIFQPNFTTKSSGTGLGLAFVKKTVESMKGDITFSTFEGIGTTFTIILPLYNEDMLDA